In Elusimicrobiota bacterium, a single window of DNA contains:
- the rpmG gene encoding 50S ribosomal protein L33, whose amino-acid sequence MAERITIILACTDCKNKNYSHSRGKRKDYKVEVKKFCRACAKHTVHKEMKSS is encoded by the coding sequence ATGGCTGAACGCATTACGATTATTTTGGCTTGTACGGACTGCAAGAATAAGAATTACTCCCACTCCCGCGGCAAACGGAAAGATTACAAGGTGGAAGTAAAGAAATTTTGCCGGGCCTGTGCGAAACATACCGTTCATAAGGAAATGAAATCCTCCTAA